GCTTATAAAGAAATAAATCGAATCAGTTCAGATTGATTGGAGCTCGTTTTGTGGCAATTATATTGGAAGTTAATCAATTGGAGTTGAAGCAACTCGATCTATATTGGATTGTATTGGGCTGGTTTATAAGGAGATATAGTTCAAATGATTCGAAATTTAATGGCAAATCCAGTAGTAAAACGAATCGGATAATTTAGACTAGCAAAATACACGGATAAGTAATAGCAAAACAAAAGTGACCAATTAGTCCTTGATATAGCACCTTTTTCTAGTAAACTACACACAATCAACAAAAACCGGCTTGGAATCTTCTGAAACtatgatatataaatactaaaatattcttatttcaaaattgtaGTATGCTAGTCCAAAATATTCCGTTTCTCGAGGCTCCATACAAAATTTTTGTGTCGAGAATAGTCATTCTTTTGTACGATTCCGTCAAAGAAGCTTCTGTGGCTCACTCGGAAACGTCATTCTGAGAAGACTCTACCATGCCAGATCTGATGAGATTCTGGATGGCTTCATTCTTCGTGGGCAGTTGGAATTCGTAGCAGTAGTCTTCTGTCTTCGGTTTATGGAATCTATGATGCGTAGCCGAACTCAATTTGTTGTTATCATCCAGGACCTTTGATAGCGCGGACAACTTATTTTGAAGGTTAAACTCCCAATGGGTAGGTCGAGATTCGTTTTTAGAGTCTCTAGAGATAGCCCTATCATCGTTAGAATCTTCTGAGGAAGATACAGTGGAGGGTCtgtttattattttgcTAGCTGCAATAGTGGTTTCAAAAGTACCTGCAATAAACTCTTCATCTGTTACTGAGGATACTGGAAAATCTGCAGCTATGGTGCATATTTTTCCTGCAGAGTCCGTGCCATAGGGTATGAATAGGTTATGGAGACTTAACATTTCTATACCCTTTGTGTATTCACGACCCATTATCAAATTGCGGATCTGTGCTATATCATCCTTGTTGATCTTGTCGTAATCCAGTGTTAATAATGATGCGCCATAGTTTAAGCAGACAGATCTGATGCTCTGGTGCATAAGGTCTAGCCTCCTTGAATTCCATACCATTGTGTTCCTCTCAAGTTGAAGTATGTGACTTGAGTTTAGCATGACCACTACGGAGCTAACTTGGTATCTTTtgatatcttcatcttgtATAGCCGACATCGACTGACACAGTTGTCTTAGCCACAGTCTcttatcatcaacaagcCAGTCTAGTAAAAAGATCCATCTGATCTGGGCAGTTTCTACctcattaaaaaatacctTTAAATAGGTCATAGTCTGTTGTTCAAGAGAGCTTTTagcataatatatatttaatcTTATCGTCTCATCTTCATTCGTAATAACTTTAGTAAAATATCCAAGGGGTTCTAGGTTCGTTGTCTTTTTAGCATCTTCCAGCTGCCAACATTGACTAAGAAACTGATTTAATGTATCCTTGTTTTTGCAACACACCACATATGTCTGGACCAAACAATGATCTATCAGTTCTCCATTTTCCTCTAGAAGCTTGGACCACGCATTATTTGATGTCATTGAAACTGCGATGCTCGTCTATTCTTTTGATCTTCATATATAAATGTGTTGGCTATTTGATATATCATAACCTCGTCTCCGTCGAAATTCAGATTAGAAAACTCAACGTCGTTTAGAAATATATGAAGAATAATCAGAGTGCGTAACCCCAACGGTACAGTAAAATCTCAACAAGTTGTAAATTtaagtaatatatattaaataaatgTAGAAGCATAGGCTAACTATGTATATGCAAGTCGATATTCGAaagtcatcatcatcagtcACGTTGGAAGTGAACATAGGTAGGGGACTTGAGAAAGGAAATTAGTAGTCCGCGCTGTTGTACAAACCAATATCAACTTCTGCCTTGACATCATTCATTTTAGAACTGTTCAACGCACGTACTCTTTCTAACTCTAGAAGATATCCATCTTCTACACCCGTGACATAACATCCAGTGAAAACGCCTACCTCGAAATTCTTAATTTTTTCAGTCTTGCAACAGTCAATGAGGTCCTCAAGAGATTGGTATAAAACCTTGTCACATCCCAGTTCTTCctcaatttcttcaacgGTTCTGTTGTAACCTACCAATTGCTTTGTGTCAGCCAAATCTATACCATAAATATGATTGTAACGAATGGCTGGAGCAGCAGATGCAAAGTAAACTTTAATAGCGCCAGATTCTTTGGCCATGTTGATAATTTCTTTAGAGGTAGTACCTCTTACGATCGAATCATCAACAATCAGCACACGCTTTCCTTTAAATTCAGATTCCATAGGATTCAACTTACGCCTAACAGAAGAAACACGTTCCTGCTGGTTTGGCATGATAAATGTTCTCCCCACGTATCTATTCTTCACAAAACCCTCACGATAGGGCTTATTTAGTTGGTTGGCACATTGAAGAGCGCAAGTGCGTGCAGTATCTGGcacagaaacaacaacatcaatGTCATCTATATCAATCTGTTTCTTGATATTGTCTGCTAGTTTGGTACCCATCTGCAATCTCGTATGATATACAGAAATACCATCCAACACACTATCAGCCCGTGCAAAATATACGTATTCAAACAAATCTGGCCTATAAGAATTCATTGGTACAACTTGTCTAAACTCAGGAGGATTCGTGCTACAGGCTTTGGGAATAATGACTGCCTCACCTGGCAAAATATCACGGAACTTATTGAAGCGATGGGCCTTCAATACCACACTCTCAGATGCCAGCATGTAATCCTTCGTTCCATCCTCATTGACCCTTTCACCAAACAATAATGGTCTAATACCATCGGGATCCCTAAACCCTATCACACTATAGCCTGCCA
This Eremothecium cymbalariae DBVPG#7215 chromosome 5, complete sequence DNA region includes the following protein-coding sequences:
- the ADE4 gene encoding amidophosphoribosyltransferase (similar to Ashbya gossypii AGL334W); this encodes MCGILGVVLGNQSNSVAPELYDGSLFLQHRGQDAAGIATCGPGGRFYQCKGNGMVRDVFTSQRMAGLIGSMGVAHLRYPTAGSSANSEAQPFYVNSPYGICMSHNGNLVNTVSLRRHLDEDVHRHINTDSDSELLLNIFAAELDRYNKYRVNNEDIFHALEGVYRLCRGGYACVGMLAGYSVIGFRDPDGIRPLLFGERVNEDGTKDYMLASESVVLKAHRFNKFRDILPGEAVIIPKACSTNPPEFRQVVPMNSYRPDLFEYVYFARADSVLDGISVYHTRLQMGTKLADNIKKQIDIDDIDVVVSVPDTARTCALQCANQLNKPYREGFVKNRYVGRTFIMPNQQERVSSVRRKLNPMESEFKGKRVLIVDDSIVRGTTSKEIINMAKESGAIKVYFASAAPAIRYNHIYGIDLADTKQLVGYNRTVEEIEEELGCDKVLYQSLEDLIDCCKTEKIKNFEVGVFTGCYVTGVEDGYLLELERVRALNSSKMNDVKAEVDIGLYNSADY
- the DYN3 gene encoding dynein light intermediate chain (similar to Ashbya gossypii AGL333W); the protein is MTSNNAWSKLLEENGELIDHCLVQTYVVCCKNKDTLNQFLSQCWQLEDAKKTTNLEPLGYFTKVITNEDETIRLNIYYAKSSLEQQTMTYLKVFFNEVETAQIRWIFLLDWLVDDKRLWLRQLCQSMSAIQDEDIKRYQVSSVVVMLNSSHILQLERNTMVWNSRRLDLMHQSIRSVCLNYGASLLTLDYDKINKDDIAQIRNLIMGREYTKGIEMLSLHNLFIPYGTDSAGKICTIAADFPVSSVTDEEFIAGTFETTIAASKIINRPSTVSSSEDSNDDRAISRDSKNESRPTHWEFNLQNKLSALSKVLDDNNKLSSATHHRFHKPKTEDYCYEFQLPTKNEAIQNLIRSGMVESSQNDVSE